A genomic segment from Sorangium aterium encodes:
- a CDS encoding CPCC family cysteine-rich protein, with product MTQSELYECPCCGQRTLDGRGHYDICATCNWEDDPLQEEKPYYEGGANRVSLNTARRNFALHGTSDPGQYGPGQSRPR from the coding sequence ATGACGCAATCTGAGCTTTACGAGTGCCCTTGCTGCGGCCAACGCACTCTCGACGGACGAGGGCATTACGACATCTGCGCAACGTGCAATTGGGAAGACGATCCGCTCCAGGAGGAGAAGCCTTATTACGAAGGCGGAGCAAATCGGGTTAGCCTCAATACGGCACGCCGCAACTTTGCGCTGCATGGGACGAGCGATCCTGGGCAGTACGGCCCGGGTCAGTCCCGCCCTCGTTGA